A genomic window from Vigna radiata var. radiata cultivar VC1973A chromosome 2, Vradiata_ver6, whole genome shotgun sequence includes:
- the LOC106753245 gene encoding protein trichome birefringence-like 42 isoform X4, giving the protein MAFYFRLCALVFAVLLSAASPLYLVQANACDFSLGNWVLDDSHYPLYDASRDCPFIGRGFNCLRNGRPDQDYLKYRWKPSGCDLPRFDGVNFLERYKGKKIMFVGDSISNNMWQSLTCLLHNAVPESSYALSTPTKYLSVFTIPEFDVSIIWLKNGFLVDVVHDKEKGRIVKLDSIKSGYMWKGDVLIFNTYHWWTHLNEVQFQVGNETIKNMDPMEAYKIGLTTWSKWIDANIDPSMTKVLFQGIAASHFEGEGCLKETEPEEGAQPPYPGVEIVKNVLSSMSYPVYLLDITFLTQLRIDGHPSIYTGKGTSYVDCSHWCLAGAPDAWNEILYAVLLGL; this is encoded by the exons ATGGCATTCTATTTCCGGTTGTGTGCTCTGGTTTTTGCTGTTCTATTGTCAGCGGCATCTCCACTATACCTTGTACAAGCCAatgcttgtgatttttctctcGGAAATTGGGTTCTTGATGACTCCCACTACCCTCTCTATGATGCCTCAAGAGATTGCCCCTTCATCGGTCGGGGATTCAATTGCCTCAGAAATGGTAGACCTGATCAGGATTACCTCAAGTATAGATGGAAACCCTCTGGGTGTGATCTTCCCCG ATTTGATGGGGTGAATTTCTTGGAGAGATACAAAGGGAAGAAGATAATGTTTGTTGGGGACTCCATAAGCAACAACATGTGGCAATCATTAACTTGTTTGCTTCACAATGCTGTCCCAGAATCAAGTTATGCCTTATCAACACCCACAAAGTATCTCTCTGTGTTCACAATTCCG GAATTTGATGTTTCAATTATATGGTTGAAAAATGGGTTCCTAGTGGATGTGGTTCATGACAAAGAAAAGGGCAGGATTGTGAAACTGGACTCCATTAAATCTGGGTACATGTGGAAAGGAGATGTATTGATTTTCAATACCTATCATTGGTGGACCCACTTGAATGA GGTTCAATTTCAAGTAGGCAATGAAACAATAAAGAACATGGATCCCATGGAAGCTTACAAGATTGGGTTAACAACTTGGTCTAAATGGATCGATGCTAACATTGATCCCTCGATGACAAAAGTTTTGTTCCAAGGAATTGCTGCATCCCATTTTGA GGGAGAGGGGTGTCTGAAAGAAACTGAGCCAGAAGAAGGAGCACAGCCACCTTATCCTGGTGTAGAAATTGTGAAGAATGTTTTGAGCAGTATGTCATATCCTGTGTATTTGCTTGACATTACATTTCTGACACAGCTGAGAATAGATGGTCATCCTTCTATATACACAGGCAAAGGCACCTCTTATGTGGACTGTAGTCACTGGTGTCTAGCTGGTGCACCTGATGCTTGGAATGAAATTTTGTATGCTGTTCTGCTTGGACTTTAA
- the LOC106753237 gene encoding G-type lectin S-receptor-like serine/threonine-protein kinase At4g27290 translates to MAIALICNLLLLFSQICSAAVTITQLEPLSDNGTTLVSKEGTFELGFFSPGSSNNRYIGIWYKNIAVRTVVWVANRDNPITHNNNNDSRTNKLVVNQEGNLVLFSQNETLVWSANATKKVPNPILQLLDSGNLVLTDANEETVFLWQSFDFPCDKLLPGMKLGWDLKSGLNRKLTAWKAWDDPSSGDFTWGVELGSNPDIVMRKGETEYFRTGPYTGNMFSGVYGPRNNPLYEYVFINNKDEVYYRYTLRNASVITIIVMNQTLYLRHRLTWIPEAKAWTIYQSLPIDSCDVYNTCGPNGKCAIAGSPICQCLDGFVPKSSQQWNAMDWREGCVRSAEWKCGVKDRDGFRRFPAMKLPNSTFSWVNASMTLEECRNRCLTNCSCTAYSNLDTRGGGSGCSIWLGDLLDLRLIESGQDLYVRIATSDTHGKHGRRKKVIAVASAVASLVFVMLLTFCIYMTKYKGKMKTKMATVDKNEGKQEDLELPFFDLATLVKATNNFSIENKLGEGGFGPVYKGTLVDGQEIAIKRLSRSSGQGLKEFRNEVILCAKLQHRNLVKVIGYCIEQEEKMLLYEYMPNKSLDLIIFDTYQSKSLDWQIRFSILNAIARGLLYLHQDSRLRIIHRDLKLSNILLDNDMNPKISDFGLARICGSDQVEGSTSIIVGTHGYMAPEYAIDGLFSTKSDVFSFGVVLLEILSGKKNRAFTFQDSNHNLIDHAWSLWKEGTPELLIDACLENSYDLFEVVRCIQIGLLCLQHHPNDRPNMTSVVVMLTSKNVLPEPKEPGFLIRRISKEEDSSNRQTSSSVNEASISLLNAR, encoded by the exons ATGGCCATTGCTCTTATCTGCAACCTTCTATTACTCTTTTCTCAGATTTGCAGCGCAGCTGTGACCATCACCCAGCTCGAGCCACTCTCCGACAACGGCACCACCTTGGTTTCCAAGGAGGGAACCTTCGAGTTGGGTTTCTTCAGTCCGGGGAGTTCCAATAACCGCTACATCGGAATCTGGTACAAAAACATCGCTGTCAGAACAGTGGTTTGGGTGGCCAACCGCGACAATCCAAtcacacacaacaacaacaacgatTCAAGAACAAACAAGTTGGTCGTAAACCAAGAAGGAAACCTCGTACTTTTCAGCCAGAACGAGACTCTTGTTTGGTCTGCAAATGCAACGAAGAAGGTTCCGAATCCAATTCTGCAGCTTTTGGATTCTGGAAACTTGGTTCTAACAGATGCAAATGAAGAGACTGTTTTTCTGTGGCAGAGCTTTGACTTTCCTTGTGACAAGCTTTTACCAG GGATGAAGCTGGGGTGGGACTTAAAAAGTGGTCTGAACAGAAAACTAACAGCTTGGAAAGCATGGGATGATCCATCTTCTGGGGATTTCACATGGGGAGTGGAGTTAGGAAGCAACCCTGATATCGTGATGAGGAAGGGTGAAACCGAGTACTTTAGGACAGGACCCTACACTGGGAACATGTTCAGTGGGGTATACGGTCCTAGAAACAACCCACTCTACGAATACGTATTCATCAACAACAAAGACGAAGTATATTACAGATACACCCTCAGAAACGCTTCCGTCATCACCATAATCGTCATGAACCAAACCCTTTATCTCCGCCACCGTCTTACGTGGATTCCCGAAGCCAAAGCTTGGACCATTTACCAGTCCCTCCCGATAGACAGTTGCGACGTCTACAACACTTGTGGACCCAACGGAAAGTGTGCCATTGCAGGCTCACCCATTTGCCAGTGCTTGGATGGCTTCGTGCCCAAATCGTCTCAGCAGTGGAATGCCATGGATTGGAGAGAAGGGTGTGTGCGGAGTGCAGAATGGAAGTGTGGGGTGAAAGACAGAGATGGGTTTCGCAGATTTCCGGCTATGAAATTGCCCAACAGCACATTTTCTTGGGTGAATGCAAGTATGACGCTTGAGGAGTGTAGGAATAGGTGTTTGACGAATTGTTCTTGCACTGCTTATTCGAATCTGGACACGAGAGGAGGAGGATCTGGCTGCTCTATTTGGCTTGGTGATCTTCTCGATCTCAGACTTATCGAAAGTGGACAAGATTTGTATGTTCGAATTGCCACTTCCGATACTC ATGGTAAACACGGGCGGAGGAAAAAGGTAATCGCGGTGGCTTCCGCCGTCGCATCGTTGGTGTTTGTGATGCTATTAACATTCTGCATTTACATGACCAAATATAAAG ggaaaatgaaaacaaaaatggcaACGGTGgataaaaatgaaggaaaacaaGAAGATTTGGAGCTTCCTTTCTTTGATCTTGCTACATTGGTTAAAGCTACTAATAACTTTTCAATTGAGAATAAGCTTGGTGAGGGTGGTTTTGGACCTGTATACAAG ggtACATTAGTAGATGGACAAGAAATCGCAATCAAAAGACTTTCACGAAGTTCAGGACAAGGATTGAAAGAATTTAGAAATGAAGTCATATTGTGTGCTAAACTTCAACATAGAAATTTGGTTAAGGTTATTGGTTATTGTATTGAACAAGAAGAGAAGATGCTTCTTTATGAATACATGCCCAACAAAAGTCTTgacttaattatttttg ATACATATCAAAGTAAGTCTTTAGATTGGCAAATACGTTTTAGCATTTTGAATGCAATTGCTCGGGGACTTCTTTATCTTCACCAGGATTCTAGATTAAGAATCATACACAGAGATCTCAaattatctaatattttattagataatgaTATGAATCCTAAAATTTCTGATTTTGGTCTTGCGAGAATATGTGGAAGTGATCAAGTTGAAGGAAGTACAAGCATCATAGTTGGAACCCA TGGTTACATGGCACCTGAGTATGCTATTGATGGCTTGTTCTCTACGAAATCAGATGTGTTCAGCTTTGGAGTTGTATTACTAGAAATTCTTAGTGGGAAGAAAAATAGAGCATTTACCTTCCAAGACAGCAATCATAACCTTATTGACCAT GCATGGAGTTTGTGGAAAGAGGGTACTCCAGAGCTATTGATCGATGCTTGTTTGGAAAACTCATATGATTTGTTTGAAGTTGTACGATGTATTCAAATTGGCCTTTTATGTCTACAACATCATCCAAATGATAGACCAAACATGACATCAGTTGTTGTTATGTTGACCAGCAAAAATGTTTTACCTGAACCTAAGGAGCCTGGTTTCTTAATTAGAAGAATCTCAAAAGAAGAAGATTCTTCTAATAGACAAACATCTTCTTCGGTCAATGAAGCATCTATCTCACTTTTAAATGCtagataa
- the LOC106753245 gene encoding protein trichome birefringence-like 42 isoform X5, which produces MAFYFRLCALVFAVLLSAASPLYLVQANACDFSLGNWVLDDSHYPLYDASRDCPFIGRGFNCLRNGRPDQDYLKYRWKPSGCDLPRRFDGVNFLERYKGKKIMFVGDSISNNMWQSLTCLLHNAVPESSYALSTPTKYLSVFTIPEFDVSIIWLKNGFLVDVVHDKEKGRIVKLDSIKSGYMWKGDVLIFNTYHWWTHLNESVTVQFQVGNETIKNMDPMEAYKIGLTTWSKWIDANIDPSMTKVLFQGIAASHFEGEGCLKETEPEEGAQPPYPGVEIVKNVLSSKGTSYVDCSHWCLAGAPDAWNEILYAVLLGL; this is translated from the exons ATGGCATTCTATTTCCGGTTGTGTGCTCTGGTTTTTGCTGTTCTATTGTCAGCGGCATCTCCACTATACCTTGTACAAGCCAatgcttgtgatttttctctcGGAAATTGGGTTCTTGATGACTCCCACTACCCTCTCTATGATGCCTCAAGAGATTGCCCCTTCATCGGTCGGGGATTCAATTGCCTCAGAAATGGTAGACCTGATCAGGATTACCTCAAGTATAGATGGAAACCCTCTGGGTGTGATCTTCCCCG CAGATTTGATGGGGTGAATTTCTTGGAGAGATACAAAGGGAAGAAGATAATGTTTGTTGGGGACTCCATAAGCAACAACATGTGGCAATCATTAACTTGTTTGCTTCACAATGCTGTCCCAGAATCAAGTTATGCCTTATCAACACCCACAAAGTATCTCTCTGTGTTCACAATTCCG GAATTTGATGTTTCAATTATATGGTTGAAAAATGGGTTCCTAGTGGATGTGGTTCATGACAAAGAAAAGGGCAGGATTGTGAAACTGGACTCCATTAAATCTGGGTACATGTGGAAAGGAGATGTATTGATTTTCAATACCTATCATTGGTGGACCCACTTGAATGAGTCTGTAAC GGTTCAATTTCAAGTAGGCAATGAAACAATAAAGAACATGGATCCCATGGAAGCTTACAAGATTGGGTTAACAACTTGGTCTAAATGGATCGATGCTAACATTGATCCCTCGATGACAAAAGTTTTGTTCCAAGGAATTGCTGCATCCCATTTTGA GGGAGAGGGGTGTCTGAAAGAAACTGAGCCAGAAGAAGGAGCACAGCCACCTTATCCTGGTGTAGAAATTGTGAAGAATGTTTTGAGCA GCAAAGGCACCTCTTATGTGGACTGTAGTCACTGGTGTCTAGCTGGTGCACCTGATGCTTGGAATGAAATTTTGTATGCTGTTCTGCTTGGACTTTAA
- the LOC106753245 gene encoding protein trichome birefringence-like 42 isoform X2 translates to MAFYFRLCALVFAVLLSAASPLYLVQANACDFSLGNWVLDDSHYPLYDASRDCPFIGRGFNCLRNGRPDQDYLKYRWKPSGCDLPRFDGVNFLERYKGKKIMFVGDSISNNMWQSLTCLLHNAVPESSYALSTPTKYLSVFTIPEFDVSIIWLKNGFLVDVVHDKEKGRIVKLDSIKSGYMWKGDVLIFNTYHWWTHLNESVTVQFQVGNETIKNMDPMEAYKIGLTTWSKWIDANIDPSMTKVLFQGIAASHFEGEGCLKETEPEEGAQPPYPGVEIVKNVLSSMSYPVYLLDITFLTQLRIDGHPSIYTGKGTSYVDCSHWCLAGAPDAWNEILYAVLLGL, encoded by the exons ATGGCATTCTATTTCCGGTTGTGTGCTCTGGTTTTTGCTGTTCTATTGTCAGCGGCATCTCCACTATACCTTGTACAAGCCAatgcttgtgatttttctctcGGAAATTGGGTTCTTGATGACTCCCACTACCCTCTCTATGATGCCTCAAGAGATTGCCCCTTCATCGGTCGGGGATTCAATTGCCTCAGAAATGGTAGACCTGATCAGGATTACCTCAAGTATAGATGGAAACCCTCTGGGTGTGATCTTCCCCG ATTTGATGGGGTGAATTTCTTGGAGAGATACAAAGGGAAGAAGATAATGTTTGTTGGGGACTCCATAAGCAACAACATGTGGCAATCATTAACTTGTTTGCTTCACAATGCTGTCCCAGAATCAAGTTATGCCTTATCAACACCCACAAAGTATCTCTCTGTGTTCACAATTCCG GAATTTGATGTTTCAATTATATGGTTGAAAAATGGGTTCCTAGTGGATGTGGTTCATGACAAAGAAAAGGGCAGGATTGTGAAACTGGACTCCATTAAATCTGGGTACATGTGGAAAGGAGATGTATTGATTTTCAATACCTATCATTGGTGGACCCACTTGAATGAGTCTGTAAC GGTTCAATTTCAAGTAGGCAATGAAACAATAAAGAACATGGATCCCATGGAAGCTTACAAGATTGGGTTAACAACTTGGTCTAAATGGATCGATGCTAACATTGATCCCTCGATGACAAAAGTTTTGTTCCAAGGAATTGCTGCATCCCATTTTGA GGGAGAGGGGTGTCTGAAAGAAACTGAGCCAGAAGAAGGAGCACAGCCACCTTATCCTGGTGTAGAAATTGTGAAGAATGTTTTGAGCAGTATGTCATATCCTGTGTATTTGCTTGACATTACATTTCTGACACAGCTGAGAATAGATGGTCATCCTTCTATATACACAGGCAAAGGCACCTCTTATGTGGACTGTAGTCACTGGTGTCTAGCTGGTGCACCTGATGCTTGGAATGAAATTTTGTATGCTGTTCTGCTTGGACTTTAA
- the LOC106753245 gene encoding protein trichome birefringence-like 42 isoform X3, with product MAFYFRLCALVFAVLLSAASPLYLVQANACDFSLGNWVLDDSHYPLYDASRDCPFIGRGFNCLRNGRPDQDYLKYRWKPSGCDLPRRFDGVNFLERYKGKKIMFVGDSISNNMWQSLTCLLHNAVPESSYALSTPTKYLSVFTIPEFDVSIIWLKNGFLVDVVHDKEKGRIVKLDSIKSGYMWKGDVLIFNTYHWWTHLNEVQFQVGNETIKNMDPMEAYKIGLTTWSKWIDANIDPSMTKVLFQGIAASHFEGEGCLKETEPEEGAQPPYPGVEIVKNVLSSMSYPVYLLDITFLTQLRIDGHPSIYTGKGTSYVDCSHWCLAGAPDAWNEILYAVLLGL from the exons ATGGCATTCTATTTCCGGTTGTGTGCTCTGGTTTTTGCTGTTCTATTGTCAGCGGCATCTCCACTATACCTTGTACAAGCCAatgcttgtgatttttctctcGGAAATTGGGTTCTTGATGACTCCCACTACCCTCTCTATGATGCCTCAAGAGATTGCCCCTTCATCGGTCGGGGATTCAATTGCCTCAGAAATGGTAGACCTGATCAGGATTACCTCAAGTATAGATGGAAACCCTCTGGGTGTGATCTTCCCCG CAGATTTGATGGGGTGAATTTCTTGGAGAGATACAAAGGGAAGAAGATAATGTTTGTTGGGGACTCCATAAGCAACAACATGTGGCAATCATTAACTTGTTTGCTTCACAATGCTGTCCCAGAATCAAGTTATGCCTTATCAACACCCACAAAGTATCTCTCTGTGTTCACAATTCCG GAATTTGATGTTTCAATTATATGGTTGAAAAATGGGTTCCTAGTGGATGTGGTTCATGACAAAGAAAAGGGCAGGATTGTGAAACTGGACTCCATTAAATCTGGGTACATGTGGAAAGGAGATGTATTGATTTTCAATACCTATCATTGGTGGACCCACTTGAATGA GGTTCAATTTCAAGTAGGCAATGAAACAATAAAGAACATGGATCCCATGGAAGCTTACAAGATTGGGTTAACAACTTGGTCTAAATGGATCGATGCTAACATTGATCCCTCGATGACAAAAGTTTTGTTCCAAGGAATTGCTGCATCCCATTTTGA GGGAGAGGGGTGTCTGAAAGAAACTGAGCCAGAAGAAGGAGCACAGCCACCTTATCCTGGTGTAGAAATTGTGAAGAATGTTTTGAGCAGTATGTCATATCCTGTGTATTTGCTTGACATTACATTTCTGACACAGCTGAGAATAGATGGTCATCCTTCTATATACACAGGCAAAGGCACCTCTTATGTGGACTGTAGTCACTGGTGTCTAGCTGGTGCACCTGATGCTTGGAATGAAATTTTGTATGCTGTTCTGCTTGGACTTTAA
- the LOC106753231 gene encoding uncharacterized protein LOC106753231, whose amino-acid sequence MAGMIQSNLPVFDGKNFEDWCIKMDAILGFQEIDEIVKTGFKEPEKSATEEEKKAYKENKKLDCKARIILHQCISSTIFQKVSKATTAKETREILQDGYGTAGNMKEIKLQSLRRQYELLQMGEHETVEGYIGRIQVIVNSMRACDKIVKDKKIVHKILRTLTPQYDHIVVAILESRDLEKLEVEELQNSLEVHEQRLLERKAAEQEVAQNINQALHVKTLKNRRTERGRGRFRGGRGGRNGGRCNTDQNKDVEGNEQGSGRGRGKPRGRGGRKNQDKRNIQCFTCNKYGHYSSECWHNDNVKKDQCDEVNLAKEELVSDSEHIALMSAVSVKRNADKWVITRDDSMHYESGRNKDRCANNAAYERQVLLSEETSCAKNEVSTQTIQIKHVSLAGETDHVKEEMSWYLDSACSNHMTGNRSWLVDLDSMSRASFVLLTIV is encoded by the coding sequence ATGGCAGGAATGATTCAGAGTAACTTGCCTGTGTTTGATGGAAAGAACTTTGAGGATTGGTGCATCAAGATGGATGCAATCCTCGGTTTCCAGGAGATTGATGAGATCGTGAAAACTGGGTTTAAAGAACCCGAAAAGAGTGccacagaagaagaaaagaaagcgtacaaagaaaacaagaaattgGACTGTAAAGCTCGTATAATTTTACATCAGTGCATTTCGTCaacaatatttcaaaaggtATCGAAGGCAACAACAGCTAAAGAAACACGGGAGATTTTACAGGATGGATATGGTACTGCTGGAAACATGAAAGAAATAAAGCTTCAATCACTGAGACGACAATATGAACTCCTACAGATGGGAGAACATGAAACTGTTGAAGGCTACATCGGTAGAATTCAGGTGATTGTTAACTCAATGAGGGCTTGCGACAAGATTGTCAAGGATAAGAAAATAGTCCATAAAATCCTAAGGACTCTAACGCCTCAATATGATCACATAGTCGTAGCAATTCTGGAAAGCAGAGACCTGGAAAAATTGGAAGTTGAAGAGTTACAGAACTCTCTTGAAGTGCACGAGCAACGTCTGTTGGAAAGAAAGGCCGCAGAACAAGAAGTTGCTCAGAACATTAATCAAGCCCTTCATGTCAAGACCCTCAAGAATCGCAGAACCGAGAGAGGTAGAGGCAGGTTTCGCGGAGGTCGTGGAGGCAGAAATGGTGGTAGATGCAATACTGATCAAAACAAGGATGTGGAAGGTAATGAACAAGGCAGTGGTAGGGGTAGAGGAAAACCCAGGGGCAGAGGCGGCAGAAAGAATCAAGATAAGAGGAATATACAATGCTTTACATGCAATAAGTATGGTCATTATTCCTCTGAATGCTGGCACAATGATAATGTGAAGAAAGATCAATGTGATGAAGTGAATCTTGCGAAGGAAGAACTTGTTTCAGATTCGGAGCATATTGCTTTAATGAGCGCTGTCTCGGTTAAAAGAAATGCTGATAAGTGGGTGATAACACGTGATGACTCCATGCATTATGAGAGTGGCAGAAACAAGGACAGATGTGCTAACAACGCTGCTTATGAGAGACAGGTGTTGTTATCGGAAGAAACAAGTTGTGCAAAGAATGAGGTGTCAACACAAACTATCCAAATCAAACATGTGTCGCTGGCAGGAGAAACAGATCATGTAAAAGAGGAAATGTCTTGGTATCTTGATTCGGCATGTTCAAACCATATGACGGGGAACAGAAGTTGGCTGGTCGATCTGGACTCCATGTCAAGAGCATCGTTTGTTTTGCTGACAATAGTATGA
- the LOC106753245 gene encoding protein trichome birefringence-like 42 isoform X1 — MAFYFRLCALVFAVLLSAASPLYLVQANACDFSLGNWVLDDSHYPLYDASRDCPFIGRGFNCLRNGRPDQDYLKYRWKPSGCDLPRRFDGVNFLERYKGKKIMFVGDSISNNMWQSLTCLLHNAVPESSYALSTPTKYLSVFTIPEFDVSIIWLKNGFLVDVVHDKEKGRIVKLDSIKSGYMWKGDVLIFNTYHWWTHLNESVTVQFQVGNETIKNMDPMEAYKIGLTTWSKWIDANIDPSMTKVLFQGIAASHFEGEGCLKETEPEEGAQPPYPGVEIVKNVLSSMSYPVYLLDITFLTQLRIDGHPSIYTGKGTSYVDCSHWCLAGAPDAWNEILYAVLLGL, encoded by the exons ATGGCATTCTATTTCCGGTTGTGTGCTCTGGTTTTTGCTGTTCTATTGTCAGCGGCATCTCCACTATACCTTGTACAAGCCAatgcttgtgatttttctctcGGAAATTGGGTTCTTGATGACTCCCACTACCCTCTCTATGATGCCTCAAGAGATTGCCCCTTCATCGGTCGGGGATTCAATTGCCTCAGAAATGGTAGACCTGATCAGGATTACCTCAAGTATAGATGGAAACCCTCTGGGTGTGATCTTCCCCG CAGATTTGATGGGGTGAATTTCTTGGAGAGATACAAAGGGAAGAAGATAATGTTTGTTGGGGACTCCATAAGCAACAACATGTGGCAATCATTAACTTGTTTGCTTCACAATGCTGTCCCAGAATCAAGTTATGCCTTATCAACACCCACAAAGTATCTCTCTGTGTTCACAATTCCG GAATTTGATGTTTCAATTATATGGTTGAAAAATGGGTTCCTAGTGGATGTGGTTCATGACAAAGAAAAGGGCAGGATTGTGAAACTGGACTCCATTAAATCTGGGTACATGTGGAAAGGAGATGTATTGATTTTCAATACCTATCATTGGTGGACCCACTTGAATGAGTCTGTAAC GGTTCAATTTCAAGTAGGCAATGAAACAATAAAGAACATGGATCCCATGGAAGCTTACAAGATTGGGTTAACAACTTGGTCTAAATGGATCGATGCTAACATTGATCCCTCGATGACAAAAGTTTTGTTCCAAGGAATTGCTGCATCCCATTTTGA GGGAGAGGGGTGTCTGAAAGAAACTGAGCCAGAAGAAGGAGCACAGCCACCTTATCCTGGTGTAGAAATTGTGAAGAATGTTTTGAGCAGTATGTCATATCCTGTGTATTTGCTTGACATTACATTTCTGACACAGCTGAGAATAGATGGTCATCCTTCTATATACACAGGCAAAGGCACCTCTTATGTGGACTGTAGTCACTGGTGTCTAGCTGGTGCACCTGATGCTTGGAATGAAATTTTGTATGCTGTTCTGCTTGGACTTTAA
- the LOC106756633 gene encoding 50S ribosomal protein L13, chloroplastic: MALLCGSTSVTPLLSHKNVVAASTKSSFGGFQLSLPKLTLSSSVRTLLPSNSRIRCQQDSTTPAPVEDPRFAVVEPEPRFTGPDIWNKSWYPKAADHVNTEKTWYVVDATDKVLGRLASTIAIHIRGKNLATYTPSVDMGAFVIVVNAEKIAVSGKKRTQKLYRRHSGRPGGMTVETFAQLQKRIPERIIEHAVRGMLPKGRLGRRLFTHLKVYEGPDHPHAAQKPIDLPIRDKRIHLQK; the protein is encoded by the exons ATGGCGCTGCTGTGTGGTTCAACTTCTGTGACTCCGTTACTTTCCCACAAGAACGTTGTGGCAGCTTCAACAAAATCTTCCTTTGGAGGCTTCCAATTGTCACTTCCAAAGCTTACATTATCTTCTTCTGTTCGAACCCTTTTACCCTCAAATTCCCGTATCCGTTGTCAACAGGACTCTACCACGCCTGCCCCAGTCGAAGACCCGCGTTTCGCCGTCGTCGAGCCCGAACCCCGATTCACAGGCCCG GACATTTGGAACAAGAGCTGGTATCCAAAAGCTGCAGATCATGTAAATACAGAGAAAACATGGTATGTTGTTGACGCTACAGATAAAGTTCTTGGAAGATTAGCTTCTACAATTGCTATTCACATCAGAGGGAAAAACTTAGCAACCTACACACCCAGTGTGGACATGGGTGCATTTGTAATTGTG GTAAATGCAGAAAAGATTGCTGTATCTGGGAAAAAGAGGACTCAAAAGCTTTATAGAAGACACTCTGGAAGACCTGGTGGTATGACGGTGGAGACATTTGCTCAGCTGCAAAAGAGAATTCCTGAAAGAATTATTGAACATGCTGTTCGGGGCATGCTTCCAAAAGGGAGG CTTGGCAGGAGACTATTCACCCACCTGAAGGTTTACGAGGGCCCCGATCATCCACATGCGGCACAAAAGCCCATTGACTTGCCAATAAGGGATAAGAGAATACACCTCCAGAAATAG